A window from Anser cygnoides isolate HZ-2024a breed goose chromosome 1, Taihu_goose_T2T_genome, whole genome shotgun sequence encodes these proteins:
- the LOC106046290 gene encoding very long chain fatty acid elongase 4-like, with amino-acid sequence MASTWQKTQEFYNWILESGDPRTDPWPLVYSPLPVMLLFAFYLLVVALGPFYMRNQKPLKLRGLLVAYNLSMMMLSSYMFYEFLVTSVLDDYSYLCQPVDYSRSELGMRMARVCWWFFFSKVIELLDTVFIILRKKQEQVTFLHVYHHGTMLFNWWSGVKYVPGGQAFFIGMLNSFVHIFMYGYYVLASLGPQMHCYLWWKRYQTIMQLCQFVAIAVHSSYNLFTECPFPDGFNIAVFLYILSLIALFLRYYYWTYTRGKKKKLT; translated from the exons ATGGCTTCAACTTGGCAGAAAACTCAAGAATTCTACAACTGGATCCTTGAAAGTGGAG atccAAGGACAGACCCATGGCCTCTGGTCTACTCTCCACTGCCAGTTATGCTCCTTTTTGCCTTCTACCTCCTTGTCGTGGCACTGGGGCCCTTCTACATGCGTAACCAGAAACCGCTGAAGCTGCGAGGTCTTCTGGTTGCCTACAATCTATCCATGATGATGTTATCAAGTTACATGTTTTATGAG tttctggTAACTTCAGTCTTAGATGACTACAGCTACCTGTGCCAGCCAGTGGATTATAGCCGAAGTGAGCTAGGAATGAGG ATGGCAAGAGTGTGTTGGTGGTTCTTCTTCTCCAAAGTCATCGAGCTGCTTGATACG GTTTTCATTATTCTGCGCAAGAAACAAGAACAGGTGACTTTTCTGCATGTGTATCATCACGGCACTATGCTGTTCAACTGGTGGTCAGGAGTGAAATACGTGCCTGGAGGACAAG CTTTCTTTATTGGGATGCTAAACTCCTTTGTACACATCTTCATGTATGGCTATTATGTCCTGGCCAGCCTGGGACCACAGATGCACTGTTACCTGTGGTGGAAGCGTTACCAAACCATCATGCAGCTG TGCCAGTTTGTGGCCATTGCTGTTCATTCTTCCTACAACCTCTTCACAGAATGCCCGTTCCCTGATGGTTTCAACATTGCAGTCTTCCTTTACATTCTCAGCCTCATTGCTCTCTTCCTACGCTACTACTATTGGACGTACACtaggggaaagaagaagaagctAACTTAA